The following coding sequences are from one Bos indicus x Bos taurus breed Angus x Brahman F1 hybrid chromosome 5, Bos_hybrid_MaternalHap_v2.0, whole genome shotgun sequence window:
- the CDC42EP1 gene encoding cdc42 effector protein 1: protein MPGPQGAGGAPAMNLGKLSPVGWVSSSQGKKRLTADMISPPLGDFRHTMHVGRGGDVFGDTSFLSNHGGGSGSTHRSPRGFLAKKLQLVRRVGAPPRRMASPPAPSPAPPAISPIIKNAISLPQLNQAAYDSLVVGKLSFDRSPASSTDGHSAYGLDSGFCTISRLPRPEKPRDRDRDSSFPAEPELRRSDSLLSFRLDLDLGPSLLTELLGAMSLSEGSAAETPAPAPAASPPASVANPPAPASSPSLRGRCPNGVTTRLGPVAEARASVVGEGPRAPADEGPGKHWGAVSGGSQSRRHYTEVDARAEGLGALSQARASWGSLDEEWGASQAGSRTPVPSTVQANTFEFADAEEDDEVKV from the exons ATGCCGGGCCCCCAGGGGGCCGGAGGAGCCCCGGCCATGAACCTGGGCAAGCTCTCACCCGTGGGCTGGGTGTCCAGCTCGCAGGGGAAGAAGCGGCTGACCGCGGACATGATCAGCCCCCCGCTTGGGGATTTCCGCCACACCATGCACGTGGGCCGCGGCGGGGATGTCTTCGGTGACACCTCCTTCCTCAGCAACCATGGTGGCGGCTCAGGGAGCACCCACCGCTCGCCCCGGGGCTTCCTGGCCAAGAAGCTGCAGCTGGTGCGGAGGGTGGGGGCCCCGCCCCGGAGGATGGCTTCTCCGCCCGCACCCTCGCCTGCTCCACCGGCCATCTCCCCCATCATCAAGAACGCCATCTCCCTGCCTCAGCTCAACCAGGCGGCCTACGACAGCCTCGTGGTGGGCAAGCTCAGTTTTGACCGCAGCCCTGCCAGCTCCACGGACGGCCACTCTGCTTACG GCCTGGACTCCGGGTTCTGCACCATCTCCCGCCTGCCTCGCCCAGAAAAGCCTCGTGACCGAGACCGTGATAGCTCCTTCCCCGCTGAGCCTGAGCTCCGCCGCTCTGACTCCCTCCTGTCCTTCCGCCTGGACCTCGACCTTGGGCCCTCTCTCCTCACTGAGCTCCTGGGGGCCATGAGCCTCTCAGAAGGCTCTGCAGCTGAGACCCCAGCCCCGGCTCCTGCTGCAAGTCCCCCAGCCTCTGTTGCAAACCCCCCGGCCCCTGCCTCAAGCCCCTCACTTCGTGGACGCTGCCCCAATGGGGTAACCACCAGGTTGGGCCCAGTGGCCGAGGCGAGGGCCAGCGTGGTGGGAGAGGGCCCCCGTGCGCCTGCTGATGAGGGCCCCGGCAAGCACTGGGGTGCTGTCTCGGGTGGCAGCCAAAGCCGCCGCCACTACACTGAGGTGGATGCTCGGGCCGAGGGGTTGGGGGCGCTGTCCCAGGCTCGGGCCTCCTGGGGGAGCCTGGATGAAGAGTGGGGGGCATCCCAGGCAGGCAGCAGGACCCCCGTGCCCAGCACAGTGCAGGCCAACACCTTCGAGTTTGCTGATGCTGAGGAGGATGACGAGGTGAAGGTGTGA